In Nostoc sp. CENA543, a single genomic region encodes these proteins:
- a CDS encoding formylglycine-generating enzyme family protein: MPKNWALKVDQFFNATSNCIITTSHTDKRFTRSGNSTLSLINRRQFLQCLGGGGASLLLSVVGHPVSANSRQNGNTELNPNSTPLQNFEFETVRVNAQGRITARARRTGQHFVENLGNGVALEMVAIPGGAFIMGSLESEAGRNADESPQHHVTLKPFFMGKYQITQAQYQTIMGNNPAIFKGENRPVEQISWDDAVEFCKKLSNITGRNYRLPSEAEWEYACRAGTNTPFHFGETITADLANYDASQTYASAPQGLFRQQTTPVGSFPANAFGLYDMHGNVLEWCQDGWHENYHGAPVDGSVWINENDNLIGVLRGGFLSFSPVYCRSATRYSYYRDERVNYFGFRVVCDGGEARTTESQKNH; the protein is encoded by the coding sequence ATGCCAAAAAATTGGGCTTTGAAAGTAGACCAGTTTTTCAATGCAACTTCCAATTGCATCATCACTACCTCCCATACCGACAAGAGGTTTACACGCTCAGGTAACTCTACTTTATCGTTAATCAATCGCAGACAATTTTTGCAATGTCTGGGTGGAGGAGGAGCAAGTTTACTGCTATCTGTCGTAGGGCATCCAGTCAGTGCAAATTCCCGCCAAAATGGCAATACAGAACTCAATCCTAATTCCACTCCGTTACAAAATTTTGAGTTTGAAACAGTCAGAGTCAATGCCCAGGGTAGAATCACTGCCAGAGCTAGGCGAACAGGACAACATTTTGTAGAAAATTTAGGTAATGGCGTGGCACTGGAAATGGTGGCGATTCCTGGTGGTGCTTTTATTATGGGTTCACTAGAATCAGAGGCAGGACGAAACGCAGATGAAAGTCCTCAGCATCATGTCACACTGAAACCTTTTTTCATGGGCAAATATCAAATTACCCAAGCACAGTATCAAACAATTATGGGAAATAATCCCGCCATTTTCAAAGGTGAAAATAGACCTGTAGAACAAATAAGTTGGGATGATGCGGTAGAGTTCTGTAAAAAGTTAAGCAATATCACAGGTCGCAATTATCGCTTGCCTAGTGAGGCGGAATGGGAGTATGCCTGTAGAGCAGGAACAAATACACCCTTTCATTTTGGGGAAACCATTACAGCAGATTTAGCTAATTATGATGCTAGTCAAACTTATGCTTCTGCACCCCAAGGACTATTTCGACAGCAAACAACACCAGTAGGCAGTTTCCCTGCTAATGCCTTTGGTTTATATGATATGCACGGTAATGTTTTGGAGTGGTGTCAAGACGGTTGGCATGAGAATTATCATGGCGCACCTGTAGATGGTAGTGTTTGGATAAATGAGAACGACAATCTAATTGGGGTGCTGCGCGGTGGTTTTTTGAGCTTCAGTCCTGTATACTGCCGTTCTGCTACTCGCTACTCATACTACCGCGATGAGCGCGTCAACTATTTCGGTTTTCGGGTTGTGTGTGATGGTGGGGAGGCGAGGACTACTGAATCCCAGAAGAATCATTAA
- a CDS encoding RNA repair domain-containing protein, protein MATSREVYDRIIWDVRLDTNAFVVGFQERLSSTGIREKPLAQWATDGDIPWHRIRYIRCGDVVVWDREQHLDLISSGDLPAAAWKSESTENLREKVVTVLDSTAIFKPRPVYKYNISGWQADTQKATAVNLETLAIASFNVLCDIYEKDKIATEKRLPVIVEQLRQCNADIIAIQEATPSLLELLLSQTWVRNYYISDDSKAATVKPYGNLLLSRLPFTLVEHQFSGHKRVLVGSCAINGQLLHIAVLHLTSDYAQNALEKRQRQLATTLAYLQKLPGNSLIAGDFNTRGNEQEEILTAAGCVDIWEQLHPDAAGYTFDPQRNALAALMSLKGIPVRLDRILLRSQNHDWLPQSIDLFACEPIAGTEGKIYPSDHFGVRAVLKFAKSFPASALSTVRPVYQSAVVVIPPDHVLPAIQAIRERYDARVERWMAHINLLYGFLPEAYFAEAVEIIAPVLAQLQPFQITLADFQIFTHRKSSTAWLRPVVQPENALHELQAVLENLFPQCNEQSSKTKAGFTPHLSVGQFPSPEAALAELPQWHPVSFTSRDA, encoded by the coding sequence ATGGCTACCAGTCGCGAGGTTTACGATCGCATTATCTGGGATGTGCGCCTTGATACCAATGCTTTTGTTGTCGGTTTTCAAGAACGTCTTTCATCTACAGGTATTAGAGAAAAACCTCTGGCACAATGGGCGACAGATGGGGATATTCCTTGGCATCGCATCCGCTATATCCGTTGTGGAGACGTGGTTGTTTGGGATCGAGAACAGCATTTAGATTTGATTTCCTCTGGCGATTTACCTGCGGCGGCGTGGAAAAGCGAGAGTACAGAAAATCTAAGGGAGAAAGTTGTCACTGTATTAGATAGCACAGCGATATTCAAGCCGCGACCTGTTTATAAATACAATATCTCAGGTTGGCAAGCAGATACACAAAAAGCCACCGCAGTCAACTTAGAAACTTTAGCGATCGCTAGTTTTAATGTACTTTGTGATATCTATGAGAAAGACAAAATCGCCACTGAAAAAAGATTACCAGTAATTGTTGAACAGTTACGTCAATGTAACGCTGATATTATCGCCATCCAAGAAGCAACACCATCTTTATTAGAGTTACTTTTATCGCAAACTTGGGTACGCAATTATTACATCTCCGATGATAGCAAAGCCGCAACGGTAAAACCTTACGGTAATTTATTATTGTCGCGTCTACCTTTTACACTGGTTGAGCATCAATTTTCTGGACACAAACGGGTATTGGTAGGAAGTTGTGCAATTAACGGTCAATTGCTGCATATTGCCGTCCTGCATTTAACCAGTGATTACGCCCAAAATGCCCTAGAAAAACGCCAACGTCAGCTAGCTACTACATTGGCATATCTGCAAAAGCTCCCAGGAAATAGCTTAATAGCTGGTGACTTCAATACGCGAGGTAACGAACAAGAAGAAATATTAACGGCTGCTGGATGTGTTGATATTTGGGAACAACTACATCCAGATGCAGCAGGTTATACATTTGACCCGCAACGCAACGCCTTAGCAGCTTTGATGAGTTTAAAGGGAATACCAGTTAGACTTGATCGCATTTTACTGCGGAGTCAAAACCATGATTGGCTACCACAGTCAATTGACTTGTTCGCTTGTGAACCGATAGCAGGGACAGAGGGGAAAATTTATCCATCCGATCATTTTGGTGTGCGTGCAGTTCTGAAATTTGCCAAGTCTTTTCCAGCCTCCGCCTTAAGTACAGTGCGCCCAGTTTATCAAAGTGCTGTAGTCGTGATTCCACCGGATCATGTTTTACCTGCTATCCAAGCCATCCGTGAGCGTTATGATGCTAGAGTTGAGCGTTGGATGGCTCACATTAATTTACTCTACGGTTTTCTACCAGAAGCTTATTTTGCTGAGGCGGTAGAAATTATTGCACCTGTACTGGCTCAACTACAACCATTTCAAATTACCTTAGCCGACTTCCAAATATTTACACACCGTAAAAGTTCTACAGCTTGGTTACGTCCTGTTGTCCAGCCAGAAAACGCATTGCATGAGTTACAGGCGGTACTGGAAAATCTATTTCCCCAATGTAACGAACAAAGCAGCAAAACAAAAGCAGGTTTTACTCCCCACCTCAGCGTCGGACAATTTCCCAGTCCCGAAGCTGCCTTAGCTGAGTTACCGCAATGGCATCCCGTTAGTTTTACGAGTCGTGATGCGTAA
- a CDS encoding IS701 family transposase codes for MVEPRSPVKTIKFVDEYCQWYKSLFSDVRSFEAFKYLHIGCISELKRKTLPEIAKIVGLDNQQGLHHFLTKSPWEIEKLRALRLELILEIIKGRPIVLIIDETGDRKKGSSTDYVKRQYIGNLGKVDNGIVVVTAYGVFCGMTFPLLFEVYKPRERLKPEDKYLTKPQIAANLIRKLKSLGFKFNLVLADSLYGESGTNFVSVLDEMNLNYIVAIRSNHDVKLLPRQHTQYLEWQRFKRVFSDLDSENRYIREIIYGKRSEHRYWQITTDVEKLPGNSTWYVMTKYPDITPREVGNFYGLRTWVEYGLKQSKNELGWADYRLTHYADIERWWEIVCSSYLMVSLHSEQMQFSVPESPSKFAVHPWWDDGKGWKNILNNLRLIIQPFTLFNLIYPWLTVFPIPQLSLGFSKLQSIIYHLTSSIFIFLTHPDFYFSSA; via the coding sequence ATGGTAGAGCCTCGTTCACCCGTGAAAACGATCAAATTCGTGGACGAATATTGCCAGTGGTATAAAAGTCTGTTTTCAGATGTTAGAAGCTTTGAAGCATTTAAATACCTGCATATAGGTTGCATTTCCGAACTAAAACGGAAAACATTACCAGAAATAGCCAAAATTGTAGGATTAGATAATCAGCAAGGCTTACATCATTTCTTAACTAAATCACCTTGGGAAATAGAGAAGCTAAGAGCTTTACGTTTAGAACTAATTTTAGAAATCATAAAAGGTAGACCAATCGTTTTAATTATTGACGAAACTGGAGATAGAAAGAAAGGCTCATCAACAGATTATGTCAAAAGACAATATATAGGAAACTTAGGAAAGGTTGACAATGGAATTGTAGTGGTTACAGCATACGGTGTATTCTGCGGAATGACCTTTCCTCTGCTGTTTGAAGTATACAAGCCGCGTGAAAGATTAAAACCAGAAGATAAGTATCTAACCAAGCCACAAATAGCCGCTAATTTAATCAGAAAGCTCAAGTCACTAGGCTTTAAATTTAATTTAGTATTGGCAGATAGTTTGTATGGAGAAAGCGGAACTAATTTTGTATCAGTGTTAGATGAAATGAATCTAAACTATATAGTGGCAATTCGCTCAAACCACGATGTAAAGCTACTTCCACGACAGCATACTCAATATCTAGAGTGGCAGAGATTTAAACGTGTATTTTCTGACCTCGACAGTGAAAATCGATATATTAGAGAAATAATTTACGGAAAACGTAGCGAACATAGATATTGGCAGATCACCACAGACGTTGAAAAGTTGCCAGGAAACTCTACTTGGTATGTCATGACTAAATATCCCGATATTACACCCAGGGAAGTTGGGAATTTCTATGGGTTAAGAACATGGGTTGAATATGGCTTGAAGCAAAGTAAGAATGAATTAGGTTGGGCAGATTATCGTCTGACTCACTATGCGGATATTGAACGCTGGTGGGAGATTGTTTGTAGTAGCTATTTAATGGTTAGCCTTCACTCTGAACAAATGCAGTTTTCTGTGCCTGAATCTCCATCAAAATTTGCTGTTCATCCTTGGTGGGATGATGGAAAGGGTTGGAAGAACATTCTTAACAATCTCCGTTTAATAATTCAACCTTTTACTTTATTTAACCTAATATATCCCTGGTTAACAGTTTTTCCTATTCCCCAATTGTCCTTGGGTTTTTCTAAACTTCAATCTATTATTTATCACCTCACCAGTTCAATATTTATTTTCCTGACTCACCCTGATTTCTACTTTTCCTCTGCCTAG